The nucleotide window TGCTTGACCTTGCCCTGGAAGAATTCGCATTCCCCTACATAGATGAGCAGTGCAGGCAGGACTGGGATGGATCCGAGCCTGCAGATGAATCTGGAACAGGCGGTCCCGGCGCAACGCAGGACACTCACCAGCCTAATCCAGCAGGCCGGGGCGGCCCCGGAGCATGCATAGTAAATTCCATGGAAGGCAAGCTGAGGAAAACCCCCGAAGGATTTGAGATCAGCTACTCTATTGTGTCATGCCACCAGGAATCTGGCTATCAGGTCTATCTCAAAAAGCCCGGCCCCAAATACGTAATCGACCAGGGAGGAATAGCAAAAGGAAAAAGCCATAAGAAAGGGACTTATGCTATAGCCATGTCTCCGGAGAGCTACAATTATCTCTGCATAGAAACCTCTTTTAGGGCAGAATGCTATCCCGCAGGCTGAATCGTGTATAAATCCATCTCAAAAGCCTGCAAAAAGAAACATTTAATAATGATCTATTTCTAGAAACATTAATGCATTACTTCAAAGCTTCTATAGATTACATAAAGAATAACAGGAAAAAAAGTATCCTGATAGCTGCCTTGGATCTTTTCTTCTATCTTCTTTTCTTTCCTATATTCAGCATATGGATTTACTTCTTCTCAAGAGCCATAAGCAGGATGCCCATGCAGACGATGGGAGCAGCCCTGGAAAGCATGCAGAAAGAAGCGCTGTTAAGCCTTCAGAGCATGCTCATCAAAGTATTCATCGGAATAATAATCTCTGTTCTCCTGCTTTTCCTGCTTGTCTTGCTCAACACAGCTGTTTTCAAAATAATAATATGGCTCTTCACACTAAATAAAATGCCCAATTACAAAATAATCATGAAAAGCCTGCTGTTGCTGCTTGTGCTCAGCGTTATCTTTCTTATCCCTCTTGCATTCACTGCAGTTCCGTTCGCAAAGAGCGCCAATGAATATATGTATGCCCAAACATTAAGCCCCTATTACGCCGATTTCATCCCTATGCTGATAGTATTCTTCTTCTATGCTTATTTCCTGGCATTAGCATTTTATTTCCTGGCAAAAGAAGAAAGCTTCAAAAAAGCTTTTAAGAATTGCTTTAAGCTGGGTATATTAAAGCTGCATAAGCTCATCCTGCCGTTCCTTGCATTATTTATTATACCTGCAGCAGTGATGAAGCTGTTGGGCAATTTAGGCATCTTAACCAATATAGTGGGCTTGATTATAATCCTGCTCACAATCATAACAATATCTTTCTCCAACAGGATTTACATTGCCAAATTCCTGCAATAACGCAGGATTTTTCCAATTTAAACTAATTAGTACTTAATTAAGTATAAATAATGTATAAATATTTAAAATATTCATTATTTATATACATCAAAAATACTTAATAATGTATAAATTAATCAATTTTATACAAAATTTAAGAATAAAATACAAACCTTTATAAATAAATACTTCAAATATACTTATTTAAGTATAAAAATGCAGCAAAACCAAATCCGAATCACAGTTTCTGACAAGATAGATGAGCTGCTCACCGAAGTAGCCAAAAAGCTGGGAAAAAAGAAATCAACTCTTGCAAGGGAGCTTATGGAGCAGAAGATGTATGATCTTGAAATAATACAAAGGGGTTTGAGAGATTGAAAAAAGCGCAGGCGACAGCATTCATTATCATCGGCCTCATTGTCCTAATCTCAGTCATACTCTTCCTATTCATAAAAGGCAGCATAGAGAGAAAAGAAATAGCCCCGGGAGTGAGCGCAATAGTAGAGGAACTCCCTGTAGAGTTCATGCCTATACAGCCCTTTGTCGAAAGCTGCATAGAAAAAACAGCAAAAAGGGGATTAAAAATTTTGGGCGAAAGGGGAGGGTATATCTACACCGAAAAGCTAAGTCCATCGAATAAAGCAACCGAAGGCAACTCTGTTAGGTTCTCCCCTCAGAGCGAATTAATACTGCCTTATTGGCACTATCTAAGCTCAACAAACGACTGCCTCGGGGAATGTGAATTCAGCTCTGAAAAAATCCCCTTAGAAAAAAGCGCACTGCACGACTCCATAGAAAACCAGCTTGAAAGATATGTCGAGGAAAACATCGAACCCTGCTTCAACGGCTTTCGCAGCATAGAAGAGCTGGGATTTGAAGTAGAGGCTGAAAACAAGCCGAAAGCAAATGCAATAATAGCAGAAAACAATATAGTTGTGCAGCTCAAATATCCCATGCGGGTAAGCAGGCGTGGCAGCACTTTCGAGCTTAACAGCTTCTATAAGAGCATAGACCTTAACCTTAAAGATGTATACCGTATGGCAGAATACCTTGCAGAACTGCAGCAGGAATACCGGTTTCTGGAAAAGGCTGCATTGAACTGGATTGTTGCATTCTCCGGGAAAGATGAAAGAAAGCTCCCCCCCATGTCAGATTCGGCTTTCGAGCTCAACAGCAAGGTAAGATGGAAAAAAAGCATTGTCAGGAATAATGTAGAGAATATGCTTGTATCTTACGTGCCGATGCTAAGGGTGGCAGGAACGAAAAACTGGAAAGAGATAGGAACTGGCAGCTTATATATAGATAAGCTTTATAATTACGGGATGAGCATACCGAACAACATATCCATAAGCCACGTAGCTGTCAATTTCAATTATCTTGATTTCTGGGACATCTACTTCAACCTAAATTGCGATGGCCAGATTTGCGTTCCCGAATCAGGCTTCACCGACCTTCTGCCAATAGGCATACAAAGGTACAATTTTGCTTATGACATAAGCTATCCTGTGCTGGTAGAGATATACGATCCCTCAGCTTATAATAACAGGGGGTACTCTTTCAGCTTCCTGCTCGAGTCAAACATAAGGAACAACAAGGCTATGCCGGCTGTCTTCACTCCCTTAGCATCTCTCAGGGAAGAAGGGAGCATGCTGTGTGACGAAAATAAGAAGACAGGCGGGGAGATAACAATAGAGGCAATTAATGCATTAGACAGCTCAGGGATAGATAATGTCGAAGTGATGTATAGCTGCATAGACTCCTGCTACATAGGGGAAACAAGGCAGGGCATGCTGAAAACAAGCCTTCCTGTATGCCTGGGCGGGACTTTAATATTCAGGAAGCAGGGCTTTGAAGAAAAGCACATAAGATATGATTCATCCTTGAAAAAGCCGGGCACGATAAAAGCAGAGCTGAATCCAAAAAAGAGCATTCAAATAGATATAAGGAAAAAGCTGCTCGAAAAGAAGGGTAATGAGTGGGTAATAAGCGAAGAAGCTGAGTTAGAGGAAGACGAAACAGCAGTGCTCGCGCTTTCTAATAGAGATTACAGCATAATAGAGTTCAGGAAAGGCAGCGAAGAAAGCATCGAGCTTTCGACAGGCACATACGAAATAGACCTCAGCATCATATCAGAAAGGGAATTCTATATTCCTCCTGAAAAAAGAGAGATGGGGGGTGAAATAGTATACATACCCGAATTCAACACCTCTTCCCTAATCCTGGGAAAGGCAATGTTCAACTACACATTCAGGAAAAAAGACCTGCAGAAGGACAGGATGACATTTTATGTAATAGCTGCAGACCCCTATTCAATCCCGCTGAACGAAAGGACCATAGAGGCATTAGATGTCACGAAGCAATTCAGTGAACTCACTAAAAAATACTATGATGAGTTAGTGCCAAGATGAGACTGTGCAAAATCACAGCAATGCTCATGATTTTAATAATCATAAGCATGCCCGTATATTCTGCAACAGGCATACTAAGCTATAAGATAACAGGCCGGGATAACGTAAATAAGGCTGTAAGGAAAAATGATATGCTTAAGGCGGAAGCTGTAGTCAATATAGAAGGCGACGAGATATCCGCAGACCAGGTCTGGCTGGGCAACAACCAGTTCGACTCCTGCGTACAGGACCTAAACGGGTATTTGTGCAGGATAGAGTATGCCGGCCAGAGGAATTTTAACGAGAAAGAGCCCTTTGCAATAAGCCTGCACGATGACAGCCATTCTTCTCCGCCCACGAGCTTCACTTTAGTTGACTCCGTCTCAGGCTATTTCGTTATAGACATCTATCCCCCCAGAATAAGGCTTGATTACAAGACAAAATCTGCAGGTAACTTTGATATAGGCTTCAATGCGTACGATGACAGCTATGCCCCAAACACCTATGATGAATGTGCAGGATTGAAGGAAATACACTTTCACGGACCCGGCACAGGAGCAAAATTCAGCTATGATGAAAATATCTGCAGCGTAGAAGAAAGCTTCAGCATAAGCAGCCAAAACCTGACTGAGGGAAAGCATACAATAAATGTAGACATGACAGACTATATGGGGAATTCAGATTCAGGGGAATTCACCATAAGCGTAGACCGCTCTGGGCCCTCCTTCAGCAATGTAAGAATAATAAGCGATAATGATGAAGAAATTAGCCATATAGGGCATGATTTTATCCATGCGGCAGTAGCTGCGGACGTGAGCGGCGATGCGGTTGCGAGCACAATAAAAGCAGACCTTTCAGCATTAAATGATAAAGAAGACTACTCTGAATATGAGCCCGAATGTGTCAGGGAAAAAAGCATATTGAAATGCAGGTGGCAGGTAAAGATAGCGCCAACAGCCTACGGCGCAAAGAGCCTGCACTTTAAGGCTGAGGACGATATCGGCAATTACAACGAAAAAACAGTCACAAAGCTTATCCAAAGGGACATCGAAGGCCCGCGCGCCTTAAGCATCAGGACAGCAGGGAGAACAAATAACATGGATTACCTGAAGCGGTACAATAACACAATCATGGTTTTGTTCAGCGAAACTGGTGCAGGCCTTTCCCCGGAGAATGTCTTCCTAGACTTGGGCGAATTGGGCAACGCGGCCAAAATCAGCGCAGACGAGTGCATACAGGGCTGGAAATGCTACTGGAAAAATCTTAATTTTGATGCAGCCGATGGGTTATATGATATAAAAGTGCATCCCCAAACAGCAGATAGGCTCGGCAACAAGCTTAAAGCCGGATTTTCAGGGCAGGCAGCTTTAGACACATCTGCCCCGCAGCTCATAAGCATAGAGATAAACGCAATAGGAGGAGGCCTGACAAATTATGAGGGCTTTGCGACCTACGGGGACAGCCTGGAAGTCATAGCAAAAATCCATGAGCCTGGCACAATAAGGGATGCATACGCGGATTTTTCAGCTTTCATAAGCGACGCATACCTTGTGCAGGCAGATGACTGCATCGACATTAACGGCACTTGGGAATGCAGGTGGATATCCGACCCCATAGATTTAGAGGGATATATCAGGGACAGAGCCAGGCTGAGCTTTATAGACTATCTCGGAAATAAGGCAGAATTTGAAAAAGAAGTCACAGTTTATGCAATAGAAGATGCCTTAGTTGATTACTGGAGGCATTCTGTAGTTTGCACGCCGGATGCCATAGACAGGGAAGTGGCAAGCATAATAGACCAGAAAGTATACTGCCATGTAGGCCTGCGCGGGAATGCAGAGACAGTAGCCATAAATCTTGAAGAATGTGAAGGGGACGCAGATATCTACATAAGAAAGCAGGAGCTCCTTAATAGCCAGCAGGGCAGCAAAAATCCTTATATCAGGCTTACCCTAAACGCTGCAGACATAAAGGCGGACAGGCTGAATCTTAAATGCCCGCTGGCAATTATATCCCAGTCAGGCAGCTCTGTTACAGGCATTCCCGAAATAGAGACAGTAAGCATCAATGTTCCGTTCTACAATTTTCCTCTGGGTGAATACGGAAAAAACGTCGAGCAGAAGATAGAAGAAGCTGTCGATGATGCAAATGGTGGCATATGGAAGGTAGTTACTGCATTAAACAAATTAGTATTCTACTCAGAAAGGATATGCTCGTTGATCACCACTATAAACAATATAGCATCATTATTCAATATCATAGGGGAATATGAAGGCCTTGTAGCAAACGCACTGAAAACAAACCCTGCGACAGCTGCAGCAGGAGAAGCAATGGAGCAGAAGCGCCAGTATGACCAGTCGATAACCGCACAGCTGAATAACCAGATGAAGCAGGACTGGCTGTTGGGCAGGGAAGACGGAGAAGGATTTATCAACAAGTTCTGCAAGTTCGTTTCCTGCAGGCTTTACTACGATGAGCTGGGCTGGGGTGCGCTTAAGGGAGCAGGTGAATGGCAGAGGAAAGTCCTCGACACTGCCAATAGCATAGCGACAGCAGGAGGGGCAAATGTGCCTTTATTTAACATACAGCTTGGCGGCAGGGGAATTAACGCCTACACTATAGAAGGCCCTGACCAAAGGGGCACAGTCTCCCCGAAAAAAGTCCTGCAAGGAGGCCGATTAAACCCAAAAGACAGCCTTGTAATAAGCATGCTTACCCTCTGCATCCCGGGAATCGTATATAACCTAGACAAGTACAGGCAGATTAAGTGCATGTATGCCGACTGCCTTAAGACAAGTGTCGAGACAGGTGTCCCTATCCATGCATGCGAGGATGCAAAAGAATACGAGACCTGCAAATATGTTTACGGGGAGGTATTCCAGCTGCTTCCCTTTACAGGGCTCCTTGACTATTTCATCGGCCTCGTAAAGAATATCCTCTACAGCCCGTTCGGGGTCGTTGATATTGCAATTGGCCATATGTGCATGCAGCCTGTCACAACGCCGGGAGCAGCAACTGTGGCAAAGCTGTGCCTGTGGCAGGAGATTGCGGGCATGATAGCCGACATCTGGTCAGACCTTTCCAATATAAAGGACGATTGGAAGATAAAACTCGACTATTGTGAAAGAATCGAGGAAGACAAAGAGAACAAAGAAGGGGACAAGAGCAGCTTTATGGGGGGATTGTTCGGATGATAAAGAACAGAGCCAGAAAGATAAGCATAGGAATCACATTAGCTATAATTATTCCTTTGTTAGCATTTTACATGGAAGGAGAAAGCATGGATAAAGGGATGACAGGCTATGCAGTGCACGAAAATAAGGAAACATTTTCACACGTGATAATTTCAGGAACAGAAATTAAGGCAGTTGTTGAAGGCAAAACATACTGGTATATCTATAATGACAAAGGCTGGTTTGAATCAAAGGATTTTATTGAATGGGAAAAAAGGGAGGACATGGGCAGCCTGTGGCAGGGTCTGTATTACCTGAAAACATATGATGCTGAAATATATTATGATAATGAAAAAGTAGGAGATATAACAGAATTGGCAGGGAAATTAGGATGAGGAAAAAAGAGCTTGAATTTATACTTCAGGAGGGAGAAGGATTGAAGATTGAATTTAAGGAAAGCACGGGAAATATAGGCAAAGAAGCGGTTGCTTTGGCCAATTCGACAGGAGGAAGAGTATTTTTAGGAATAACAGATGACAATAAGATAAAAGGAAGAAATATAACGAACAGATTAAAACCGGAAATTCATGATTGCACATTTGCACTGATGAAAAAAATACCCGAATTCAAAGAAGATGAAAAAGTTGATTTTCCCTAAACATATAAATATAATAAAAATATTATAATATTATAACAAAAATGTTAAATAAAAACGAAATCAAGGTTTTGAAGCTGCTGATGGCAAAAATAAGGAAAGAATTGACTATATCTGATATATCAAGATTGCTCAAACAGAAATACGCACAAACTTACCTAATAGTAAAAAAACTTATGGCAAAGAAGCTTGTCAAGGTCAAGAAGATTGGAAAAAGCAATGTAGTGCTTCTTGATTTTAATACCTTCAAGCCAGACTATATAATAGCCGAGATAGAAAGGCTAAAAGATAAGCTGAAAAACAAAGACATTTTGTTGGTATATGAATCAGTCAAAGATTTAGATATAGGAAATATATGCATACTATTCGGAAGCTATGCCTCTGGAAAACAGAAAAAAAGCTCAGATATCGACCTTTTGTTTATTGTCAATGAAGATATCTCAAGATTCGAAAGAAAGGCAAAAAACTCACTCTCACATTATAACGCAGACATCAATGTAATAACCAAAGAAAGCCTTTTTGAGATGTGGTCATCAAACAAGCTAAACGTAGGAAATGAGGTGCTTGAAAATCACATCATCTTATACGGCTCTGAACAATTTATCGCGCTTTTGAGGAGACGCTATGAAAGAAAATAAGCTGGAAGAAAGCAGCAAAATAATAAGAAAACTGATTAGTGAGAAAAATATAGTCAGGCCTAGAGAAGGTGCTGCAGATTTTTTCGTAGAAAAAAGCAGGCAGTCTATAAGGGTAGCATCAAGGCTTTTTGAGATTAATAGAGAGGAAGCTCTTGAAACAGCCATGTGGGTAATTAACTCATCTTATTATTCCATGTTTTTTGCAGCAACTGCATTGCTTGCACATCATGGGCATAGGATAAAGGTGGAAGCAGGGATACATAAGATCACTTATCATGCAATAGCGCACTATTTTATTATAGAGAGCAACAAGCTTGAAAAGCACTTCATTGAGGAGTACAAAGATGCAGTTGAAGAAGCAGAGGAGCTGCTTCAGTTAAGCTCTGAAAAATCATTGAAGTTAATCTCAGACTTTGATAATGAGATGTACAAAAGAAAGATATTCACTTATGATCTAGGCAGGATTGCAGAGAAACAGAAAGCAGAAACTTCGCTAAAAAGGGCAAAGAATTTTGTGAAAGAAATCGAGAAGATGTTAAGATGAAGAGCTGGAAAAGAAAAAAAGTCAAAGACATAACTGAACTGACGAGGATATTGAGATGAAAAAATTAGAATGGTGCTGTAAGCAGAAAAGAGGCATTTCATTAGTCGAACCAAATAAGAATATATCTGATCAGTATATGAAAGAAGCAAACGAAACCCTGGACCAGATGTTAAGAACTAAAGGACGATGGAAAGTAATAATGGCCTATTATGCCTGTTATAATGCATTCTACTCTATTTTGATAAGAGCAGGAATTAAATCAGAAATTCATGATTGCACAATTGCACTGATGAAAAAAATGCCTGAATTCAAAGAAGATGAAAAATATATTTCAAAACTAAAGAGTGATAGGATAGATGTGCAATACTATCTAAAAGATATAGAATTGGACAAAGAAGAAAATATTAAAACATTT belongs to Candidatus Woesearchaeota archaeon and includes:
- a CDS encoding HEPN domain-containing protein: MKKLEWCCKQKRGISLVEPNKNISDQYMKEANETLDQMLRTKGRWKVIMAYYACYNAFYSILIRAGIKSEIHDCTIALMKKMPEFKEDEKYISKLKSDRIDVQYYLKDIELDKEENIKTFILKCKSFLEDVNTERLREIITEMIKGDKN